From a single Aspergillus puulaauensis MK2 DNA, chromosome 2, nearly complete sequence genomic region:
- the PUT1 gene encoding proline dehydrogenase family protein (COG:E;~EggNog:ENOG410PGMR;~InterPro:IPR002872,IPR015659,IPR029041;~PFAM:PF01619;~go_function: GO:0004657 - proline dehydrogenase activity [Evidence IEA];~go_process: GO:0006562 - proline catabolic process [Evidence IEA]), whose translation MKAATPRPSVRALSSITPPSSYQTARFVSRTSNAKSSLTAETTNGLWHQAPQSPKKPSASPLAKLPLSSVLRSLLILSVSSSSVLLKPCIYTLSALAHPKTAILDVAKNPFLNLLVKHTLYKQFNAGENKLEVQRSINAIKHLGYRGVLLGYAREVLVGESNADPRDEKASRQEIRMWLDGTLQTVDMAQEGDFVALKFTGMGVQALEYLQKQAAPSEFMDESIKQICDLAVSRNVRLLVDAEEQAVQPGIEEWAMRYQKYCNSRTPGHAVFYNTYQAYLCSTPTTLARHLEISRQEGYTLGVKLVRGAYLKTEPRHLIWAKKEETDECYDGVVDALLTRRYNGMLKSASAEHATELPPVNVIIATHNRESVRKAHALRLEQASRGQNSNVDLSYAQLQGMADEISCELLQGFQSAEAETAKTQPTESPNVYKLLTWGSVKECMGFLLRRAVENTEAVGRTKESQEAMFSELKRRARLAFRSSN comes from the exons ATGAAGGCCGCCACCCCTCGCCCCTCGGTGCGGGCACTGTCTAGTATCACTCCACCGTCGTCTTATCAGACTGCAAGATTCGTCAGCCGAACAAGTAATGCGAAGTCGTCTCTCACAGCTGAGACCACGAACGGCCTCTGGCATCAGgctccccagtctcccaaGAAGCCATCGGCCTCGCCACTTGCGAAGCTGCCACTCTCTTCCGTCCTCCGCTCGCTACTGatcctctccgtctcctcatcttctgtgCTTTTGAAGCCATGCATCTACACTCTTTCCGCTCTCGCGCACCCTAAGACGGCTATTCTAGATGTCGCGAAGAACCCCTTCTTGAACCTGCTCGTCAAGCACACTCTATACAAGCAGTTCAACGCCGGCGAGAACAAGCTCGAAGTCCAGCGCTCCATCAACGCAATCAAACACTTGGGATACCGCGGAGTACTCCTCGGTTACGCCCGTGAAGTCCTGGTGGGCGAATCTAACGCAGACCCCCGCGATGAGAAGGCCAGCCGGCAGGAGATCCGGATGTGGCTGGACGGCACCCTCCAGACCGTAGACATGGCTCAGGAAGGTGACTTTGTGGCCTTGAA GTTCACTGGTATGGGCGTCCAAGCACTCGAGTACCTCCAGAAGCAGGCTGCTCCCTCGGAGTTCATGGATGAATCAATCAAGCAAATCTGCGATCTCGCCGTCTCGCGAAACGTGCGGTTGCTCGTAGATGCAGAGGAGCAGGCTGTGCAGCCAGGAATTGAAGAGTGGGCGATGAGGTACCAAAAGTACTGCAACTCGCGCACTCCTGGCCATGCTGTCTTCTACAACACTTACCAGGCATACCTGTGCTCCACCCCCACCACGCTCGCCAGACACCTCGAAATTTCTCGCCAGGAAGGCTACACGTTGGGAGTCAAGCTCGTCCGTGGCGCTTACTTGAAAACCGAACCTCGACACTTGATCTGGGCTAAGAAGGAAGAAACTGATGAATGCTATGATGGCGTCGTTGATGCTCTTCTCACCCGTCGTTACAATGGGATGCTGAAGTCCGCCTCTGCTGAACATGCCACCGAGCTTCCACCTGTCAatgtcatcatcgccacgCACAACCGGGAGTCTGTCCGCAAGGCACACGCTCTTCGTCTCGAGCAGGCTAGCCGGGGCCAGAACTCCAATGTGGATCTCAGCTACGCTCAGCTGCAGGGAATGGCCGACGAGATCAGCTGCGAACTGCTGCAGGGCTTCCAGAGCGCCGAAGCCGAGACGGCTAAGACCCAGCCCACTGAATCCCCGAATGTGTACAAGCTTCTTACCTGGGGCTCCGTCAAGGAATGCATGGGTTTCTTGCTCCGCCGGGCAGTGGAGAACACTGAGGCAGTTGGACGCACAAAGGAATCGCAGGAGGCGATGTTCAGCGAACTCAAGCGCAGGGCTCGCCTCGCCTTTCGCTCCAGCAACTGA